The following coding sequences lie in one Rhodohalobacter barkolensis genomic window:
- a CDS encoding YgjV family protein — translation MEQAVVYELIGYLASLLVAISLMMSAIVKLRIINLIGSLTFTIYGVLINAWPVAFMNAFIVFVNLYYLVKIYRDDQYFELLRTSDESTYLIRFLQFYKDHIKKYQPEFSFKKSYNYSVFVLSDMVPAGLILGNIDENGTLEMDLDFVIPSYRDFKIGRFMFEKNSQELKKDGIQKIVTPAGNSEHNEYLEKVGFKKTNSTFVKTL, via the coding sequence ATGGAACAAGCAGTTGTTTATGAATTAATTGGTTATCTGGCTTCCCTTTTGGTTGCTATATCTCTGATGATGAGCGCCATCGTTAAGCTGCGAATCATCAATCTGATTGGTTCCCTGACATTTACCATTTACGGAGTATTGATTAACGCCTGGCCCGTTGCCTTCATGAACGCGTTCATTGTTTTCGTAAATCTCTATTACCTGGTTAAAATCTACAGGGATGATCAATATTTTGAGCTATTACGAACTTCGGATGAGAGTACGTACCTCATCAGGTTTTTGCAGTTCTATAAAGATCACATCAAAAAGTACCAGCCGGAATTCTCGTTTAAAAAATCCTACAATTACTCGGTTTTTGTTTTGAGTGATATGGTGCCTGCCGGCCTCATTCTGGGCAACATTGATGAGAATGGAACCCTGGAGATGGATCTCGATTTTGTCATTCCCAGTTACAGGGATTTCAAAATTGGCCGGTTCATGTTTGAAAAGAATTCACAGGAGTTAAAAAAAGACGGTATTCAAAAAATTGTCACTCCCGCCGGCAACAGCGAACACAATGAGTATCTCGAAAAGGTTGGGTTTAAAAAGACAAACTCAACGTTTGTCAAAACCCTGTAA
- the hisI gene encoding phosphoribosyl-AMP cyclohydrolase, with amino-acid sequence MKESEIEESNQLNLQFDKRGGLLPVVVQESETGDILMIASVNREAVDRTLETKKATFWSTSRNKLWVKGETSENTIWIDEILVDCDQDALVYKVRLEGDGVCHTKNKLGVHRKSCFYRSLNPDSKELTFLEK; translated from the coding sequence ATGAAAGAGTCTGAAATAGAAGAAAGCAACCAGCTCAACCTTCAATTTGACAAGCGAGGCGGACTTTTGCCCGTGGTTGTTCAGGAATCTGAAACCGGCGATATCTTAATGATCGCTTCCGTAAATAGAGAGGCTGTAGATCGAACCCTTGAAACCAAAAAAGCCACGTTCTGGAGCACCAGCCGAAATAAACTCTGGGTAAAAGGAGAAACATCGGAGAATACCATCTGGATCGATGAGATTTTGGTTGATTGCGATCAGGACGCTTTAGTCTATAAAGTGAGATTGGAAGGTGATGGAGTCTGTCATACCAAGAATAAGTTGGGCGTTCATCGGAAATCATGCTTTTACAGATCTCTGAATCCGGATAGTAAAGAACTAACTTTTCTGGAAAAATAG
- the rsmB gene encoding 16S rRNA (cytosine(967)-C(5))-methyltransferase RsmB — translation MDTEQTARSVSIELLEIFDDKKSLNYSLANDLEPRERAQVREYVQNILRKRSYLDFIIGEYSSITIDEMKPVLKNILRLGLYEMLFMDGTPDYAAINEAVELAKLRLGSKAGDLVNAILRNIQRDIDNLPKPAFEDRTKLIATTFSHPEWMVKRWVKRFGEREAFQLMQSNNQRPFYYVRVNNLRTKTENFKLRMEKLDIPFDESEWLPGYYKVDSVAPFIEKDLLKKGICLVQDIAAGFAPTILEPEPGETIYDLCAAPGTKSIVMSDMMNAEGSIIAVDISAQRLELLAESAMDYRAENIKIRQDDVRDLNLKLADGVLLDAPCTGTGVLSKRADLRWKRTEEELENSVKLQEELLDEAANHVKRGGRLVYSTCSIEPEENWEQIQKFLEKYDNFELEKLDEFLPEEVLVEDGYAYQTLPHIHGCDGHFGVRLKRVK, via the coding sequence TTGGATACGGAACAAACAGCACGATCAGTCAGCATTGAATTACTGGAAATATTTGATGACAAGAAGAGCCTGAACTATTCGCTGGCCAACGACCTTGAACCAAGAGAGCGTGCACAGGTAAGAGAATACGTTCAGAATATTCTTCGAAAAAGAAGTTATCTGGATTTCATCATTGGTGAATATTCCAGTATTACCATCGATGAAATGAAGCCTGTATTAAAAAACATTTTACGTCTCGGTCTTTACGAGATGTTATTCATGGATGGAACACCCGACTACGCCGCTATCAACGAAGCCGTTGAACTGGCAAAACTCAGACTGGGATCTAAAGCGGGTGATCTGGTTAATGCCATTCTGCGCAATATCCAGAGAGATATCGATAATCTGCCAAAACCGGCTTTCGAAGACAGAACAAAACTGATTGCCACGACCTTCTCTCACCCCGAGTGGATGGTTAAACGATGGGTAAAAAGGTTTGGCGAGCGAGAAGCCTTTCAGTTGATGCAATCCAATAATCAACGACCGTTTTATTATGTACGTGTTAATAATCTTCGTACCAAAACTGAGAACTTTAAACTCCGCATGGAGAAACTCGACATTCCATTTGATGAGAGTGAATGGCTGCCGGGTTACTATAAAGTAGATTCTGTTGCTCCGTTTATCGAAAAAGATCTGCTCAAAAAAGGCATCTGCCTGGTTCAGGATATTGCAGCCGGATTCGCCCCAACTATTTTAGAGCCCGAACCGGGTGAAACCATTTACGATCTGTGTGCGGCACCGGGAACCAAGAGTATCGTAATGTCCGATATGATGAATGCTGAAGGCAGTATTATCGCTGTTGACATCAGTGCTCAACGACTTGAACTGCTGGCTGAAAGTGCAATGGACTACAGAGCTGAAAATATTAAAATTAGGCAGGATGATGTTCGTGACCTGAATTTAAAGCTTGCCGACGGAGTACTCCTCGATGCACCTTGTACCGGAACCGGTGTATTAAGTAAGCGAGCCGACTTAAGATGGAAGCGCACAGAAGAAGAGCTCGAAAATTCCGTGAAATTACAGGAAGAACTGTTGGATGAAGCAGCGAATCACGTAAAACGAGGCGGAAGATTGGTTTACAGCACCTGTTCAATTGAACCTGAAGAGAACTGGGAACAGATTCAAAAATTCCTCGAAAAATACGACAACTTCGAGCTTGAAAAGCTGGATGAATTTCTGCCGGAAGAGGTACTCGTTGAAGATGGATATGCCTATCAAACATTACCGCACATCCACGGCTGCGACGGCCACTTTGGTGTACGATTGAAAAGAGTGAAATAG
- a CDS encoding Na/Pi cotransporter family protein → MSFFSQFELWTFFAGLGIFLFGMHMMEESIRILSGAAFKSIIRRSTGTRVKAIFSGMFSTAILQSSSAVSLMVLAFVGAGILNLVQAISVMMGAKIGTTATAWVVAVFGFKFNIEVFSLPMIGIGGLGMIALARSPKYVNISKFLVAFGFLFMGLDYMKSSVDQVSNVIDSEIFTGYGILVYALAGLVLTAIMQSSSATIAIVLTMLFSGVIDFSAAASMVIGANVGTTVTVILGAVGGIHTKKQAAVSQLIFTTGTAFLALLLLPVLTWIVLDLFSFNDNPVLGLALFHSLFNIGGVLLYYPIIPQLAKRVELWIPERTVSLSSYIHKTDPEITEAGLVAFKKEILCQLQYTLSFLEPIFRLNKSKQRIDYSDLERYHAEIFEYYTNLHKEDLNQEIAEDLDKLLRVSRSFMNSSKNLHESVDELKVLESETDEVHQKASNLIKERIELLLQTGRMLDVIETEERRNEVISAVEELYQFIESVDKEFIKMCSTAVTEADFKKVEITFLLMLNRVITQSCRMIVFGMRTLLLSEEEQSK, encoded by the coding sequence ATGAGCTTCTTTTCACAGTTTGAATTATGGACCTTCTTTGCCGGATTGGGAATATTTCTGTTTGGCATGCATATGATGGAAGAATCGATCCGGATTTTGAGTGGAGCAGCTTTTAAATCAATTATCCGCCGGTCGACAGGTACCCGTGTAAAAGCGATTTTTAGCGGGATGTTTAGTACGGCTATTCTTCAGAGCAGCTCGGCTGTATCTCTAATGGTTCTGGCTTTTGTGGGCGCAGGAATATTGAATCTGGTACAAGCTATATCCGTGATGATGGGGGCGAAAATAGGAACAACGGCAACGGCCTGGGTTGTAGCGGTTTTTGGATTTAAGTTTAATATCGAGGTCTTTTCACTGCCGATGATCGGAATTGGTGGGTTGGGAATGATCGCATTGGCACGCTCTCCCAAATATGTCAATATCAGTAAATTTCTGGTGGCATTCGGGTTTTTGTTTATGGGTCTGGATTACATGAAGTCGAGCGTAGACCAGGTTTCAAATGTAATCGACTCCGAAATTTTTACCGGCTATGGAATCCTTGTCTACGCTCTGGCGGGTCTCGTACTGACGGCAATAATGCAAAGTAGTTCAGCCACAATTGCCATTGTTTTGACGATGCTTTTCAGTGGGGTTATTGATTTTTCTGCTGCAGCTTCAATGGTTATTGGTGCGAATGTAGGCACCACTGTTACAGTGATTTTGGGAGCGGTTGGGGGAATACATACCAAAAAGCAAGCGGCAGTCAGTCAGTTGATATTTACCACCGGAACGGCATTTTTAGCTCTTCTATTACTCCCAGTTCTTACCTGGATTGTATTGGATCTGTTTTCATTTAATGACAATCCGGTACTGGGCCTGGCTCTTTTTCACTCCCTGTTTAATATTGGAGGAGTTTTGCTCTACTATCCCATCATTCCTCAGCTGGCCAAAAGAGTGGAGTTGTGGATACCGGAGAGGACGGTTTCGTTAAGCAGCTATATTCATAAAACAGATCCGGAAATTACGGAAGCCGGTTTGGTGGCGTTTAAAAAAGAAATTTTATGTCAGCTACAGTATACATTGAGTTTTCTAGAACCAATTTTCAGATTAAATAAAAGTAAACAGAGAATTGATTACTCTGACCTGGAGCGCTATCACGCCGAAATATTTGAGTACTATACAAACCTTCATAAAGAGGACCTAAATCAAGAGATAGCCGAGGATTTAGATAAGCTGTTGAGGGTAAGTCGTAGCTTTATGAATAGTTCTAAAAATTTACATGAGTCGGTTGATGAACTCAAGGTATTAGAGAGTGAGACTGATGAAGTTCACCAAAAAGCCAGTAATTTAATTAAGGAGAGAATAGAGTTACTTCTTCAAACCGGGAGAATGCTGGATGTGATTGAAACAGAAGAGAGACGGAATGAAGTAATATCAGCCGTTGAAGAGCTATATCAGTTCATCGAGAGTGTGGATAAGGAATTTATTAAAATGTGCTCAACGGCAGTTACTGAAGCTGATTTTAAAAAAGTTGAAATCACATTTTTGTTAATGCTTAACCGTGTGATTACACAATCCTGCCGAATGATTGTATTTGGAATGAGAACACTGCTTTTAAGTGAAGAAGAGCAATCCAAATAG
- the atpC gene encoding ATP synthase F1 subunit epsilon — MSKTFHAQILTPEGSLFDGDVEGVQVPGKSGNFLMLFNHAPIVSSLGVGRVIIKKPDNSETVYAVSGGFVEMNDNKMTMLAEKAEEASEIDVEEARKLRADAKERLKDVKNDREKAEKDLAIAENKLKIAQ; from the coding sequence GTGTCTAAAACATTTCATGCACAAATACTGACGCCCGAAGGATCGCTTTTTGACGGTGACGTAGAGGGCGTACAGGTTCCCGGCAAAAGTGGAAACTTTCTAATGCTTTTTAATCACGCACCAATCGTGTCTTCACTCGGTGTGGGTCGTGTTATCATTAAAAAACCGGATAACAGCGAAACGGTTTATGCCGTGAGCGGTGGCTTTGTGGAGATGAATGATAACAAGATGACCATGTTGGCTGAAAAAGCTGAAGAAGCATCAGAAATTGATGTGGAAGAAGCGAGAAAGCTTCGGGCAGATGCAAAGGAGCGGTTAAAGGATGTGAAAAACGATCGCGAAAAAGCTGAAAAAGACCTGGCTATTGCTGAAAATAAACTGAAGATTGCTCAGTAG
- a CDS encoding DUF2237 family protein: MQKSAKNIFGQPLKECSKDPITGFYRDGCCHTGPQDSGRHLVCAIMTDEFLDFSMEMGNPLKTPMPLYSFPGLKAGDKWCLCALRWKEAYDAGIAPKVDLEATNEKVLSILSMEQLLQHAYTT; encoded by the coding sequence ATGCAGAAATCAGCAAAAAATATATTTGGCCAACCATTAAAAGAGTGCAGTAAAGATCCTATAACCGGATTCTATCGGGATGGTTGTTGCCATACCGGCCCTCAGGATTCCGGACGTCATCTGGTTTGTGCCATCATGACCGATGAATTTCTGGATTTTTCTATGGAGATGGGAAATCCATTAAAAACACCTATGCCTCTGTATAGCTTTCCGGGTTTGAAAGCCGGTGATAAATGGTGTTTATGCGCCCTGCGTTGGAAAGAGGCCTATGATGCCGGAATAGCACCGAAAGTGGACCTTGAAGCTACTAATGAAAAGGTCTTATCCATTTTATCCATGGAGCAGCTTCTGCAGCATGCTTATACCACTTGA
- a CDS encoding transferase hexapeptide repeat family protein: MIYEFNGYKPVIDESAYIHPLAAVTGNVIIGKDVYIGPGAAIRGDWGKIVIEDGCNVQENCTIHMFPGVTVTLKKSAHIGHGAIIHGATIGENSLVGMNAVVMDNVIIGKECIVGALAFIKEGMEIPDRKVVVGNPAKIVKDVTDEMAKWKTEGTGWYQRLPKQLYDTLRECEPLREVPKDRADQSGDYSTWGDKKENH, encoded by the coding sequence ATGATCTACGAATTTAACGGTTACAAACCGGTAATTGATGAATCTGCCTACATCCACCCTTTGGCGGCAGTTACCGGAAATGTAATTATCGGAAAAGATGTCTACATCGGGCCTGGAGCTGCCATCCGGGGCGACTGGGGGAAAATTGTGATTGAAGATGGATGTAATGTTCAGGAAAACTGCACCATTCATATGTTTCCGGGTGTAACGGTTACATTGAAAAAATCAGCACATATCGGTCATGGAGCTATAATTCATGGAGCCACGATCGGGGAGAATTCCCTGGTTGGAATGAATGCGGTTGTGATGGATAATGTGATCATCGGAAAAGAGTGTATCGTCGGTGCTCTTGCATTCATTAAAGAAGGAATGGAAATTCCGGATCGAAAGGTTGTAGTTGGGAACCCTGCCAAGATCGTTAAAGACGTAACCGATGAAATGGCCAAATGGAAAACCGAAGGTACCGGTTGGTATCAGAGGCTGCCCAAACAGCTTTACGATACACTGCGTGAGTGTGAGCCTCTTCGAGAAGTACCCAAAGATCGGGCAGATCAATCGGGCGATTATTCAACATGGGGAGATAAAAAAGAAAATCACTGA
- the atpD gene encoding F0F1 ATP synthase subunit beta — protein sequence MNKGTVAQVIGPVVDVDFGRGELPKVMSALYIEREDKTKLYLEVAQHLGENRVRTIAMDSTDGLVRNTEVVDTGAPLSMPVGEDIRGRLFNVVGEAIDGIEQPEGKRSYPIHREAPKFEDLATSSEMLETGIKVIDLLCPYAKGGKIGLFGGAGVGKTVLIQELINNIAKQHGGLSVFAGVGERTREGNDLLREFLESGVIKYGDEFIESMEKGEWDLSKVDMDKLKESQATLVFGQMNEPPGARARVALSGLTVAEYFRDEVSKDILLFIDNIFRFTQAGSEVSALLGRMPSAVGYQPTLASEMGDLQERITSTKDGSITSVQAIYVPADDLTDPAPATTFSHLDATTVLSRALTQIGIYPAVDPLDSTSRILDPKVVGDDHYDTAQEVKEILQKYKDLQDIIAILGMDELSDEDKLVVSRARRVQRFLSQPFFVAEQFTGQSGEYVKIDDTIKGFKMILEGELDHLPENSFHLVGTIEQAQEKGEKLLAEAEA from the coding sequence ATGAATAAAGGAACTGTAGCACAAGTTATTGGCCCCGTAGTTGACGTTGACTTTGGTAGAGGTGAGCTCCCCAAAGTGATGAGCGCACTCTATATTGAGCGCGAAGACAAAACAAAATTATATTTAGAGGTTGCACAGCACCTTGGAGAAAATCGCGTTCGAACGATCGCGATGGACTCTACAGACGGCCTTGTACGAAATACAGAAGTAGTTGATACCGGAGCCCCTCTCTCTATGCCGGTTGGTGAAGACATCCGCGGCAGATTATTCAATGTTGTGGGTGAAGCTATTGACGGTATTGAACAGCCTGAAGGAAAAAGAAGTTATCCAATTCACAGAGAGGCACCTAAATTTGAAGATCTGGCAACAAGTTCCGAAATGCTTGAAACCGGTATTAAGGTAATTGACCTTCTCTGTCCATACGCCAAAGGTGGTAAAATTGGACTATTTGGTGGTGCCGGTGTTGGTAAAACGGTATTGATTCAGGAGCTGATTAACAATATTGCGAAACAACACGGTGGACTTTCAGTATTTGCCGGAGTGGGTGAGCGTACACGTGAAGGGAATGACCTTCTTCGTGAATTCCTCGAATCCGGAGTTATCAAGTACGGCGATGAATTTATCGAATCCATGGAAAAGGGAGAGTGGGATTTATCTAAAGTGGACATGGATAAGCTGAAAGAATCTCAGGCTACTTTGGTATTTGGTCAGATGAACGAACCACCGGGAGCTCGTGCTCGAGTAGCGCTCTCCGGACTGACCGTTGCAGAGTATTTCCGTGATGAGGTTTCCAAAGATATTCTACTTTTTATTGACAACATTTTTCGATTTACACAGGCCGGTTCTGAGGTATCTGCGCTGTTGGGACGTATGCCGTCTGCGGTAGGTTACCAGCCAACATTGGCCAGTGAGATGGGTGATCTTCAGGAACGTATTACTTCAACCAAAGATGGTTCTATTACATCAGTTCAGGCAATTTATGTACCTGCCGATGACTTGACTGACCCTGCTCCGGCTACAACATTCTCTCACTTGGATGCGACAACGGTATTGAGCCGTGCGCTGACACAGATTGGTATCTATCCTGCTGTAGATCCGCTCGATTCTACATCACGAATTCTGGATCCAAAGGTTGTTGGGGATGATCACTATGATACCGCTCAGGAAGTAAAAGAGATTCTGCAGAAGTATAAAGATCTCCAGGATATCATCGCCATTTTGGGTATGGATGAACTATCAGATGAAGATAAACTGGTTGTAAGTCGTGCACGTCGTGTACAGCGATTCCTAAGTCAGCCGTTCTTTGTAGCTGAACAGTTTACAGGCCAAAGCGGTGAGTATGTTAAGATTGATGATACCATTAAAGGTTTTAAAATGATTCTTGAAGGTGAATTAGATCATCTTCCTGAAAACTCTTTCCACCTTGTGGGTACGATCGAACAGGCTCAGGAAAAAGGTGAGAAACTGCTTGCAGAAGCTGAAGCTTAA
- a CDS encoding zinc-dependent metalloprotease → MSQLTHLKYLLITGLVFVFLGCATTQQTAAPEAAPTEQDTKADLEKAVEKSIAYEGLFTIYQDTTNGSIKMAIHKDQLDKEYIYFGLSQDGVLEAGHFRGSFRDNKIVKVRRYFDKVEFVHVNNNYYFDDESPLSRASRANISDAVLFTGKIEVEDDSSGYLLIDADPLFLTESLHQIKPSPNPMSRPGQYSIGNLNREKNKYTAINNFPKNTDVIVEYVYENPYPTGSTSGAVTDGRSVKIAYQHTFIEMPDNEFEPRFADPRVGFFTTQMDDQISTSPTPYRDLIHRWNLEKQNPNAEISEPVEPIVWWIENTTPHEFRETIKEATLAWNEAFEAAGFRNAIEVKVQPDDADWEAGDIRYNVLRWTSSPVSPFGGYGPSFVNPRTGQILGADIMLEWGFFRNRFFEEDVLAVGRTAEENIQFAMDEQFCTFGRHFQENNQFGMSALSLLDAPDEELEGFQKEAMTMLILHELGHTFGLNHNMQASTLHSPEDIHSEDLANTVGLTGSVMDYSSVNVNSDRDNQGRYYDIKPGPYDVWAIEFGYKSELDDENQRKAHLERSTEDELAFGNDADDMRSPGKAIDPRIMVGDMSADPVAYGVERIEMSRELMDGLLEKYGTREGQSYQELRNAYMALMSQQRTQTGVISRQIGGVYRDRAFIGQEGGDIPFRPVPAEEQKEAMSYLNQYLFAPDAFSSSHEVYNYLQIQRRGFNFFSMSEDPKIHDMVLSMQANVLNHLMHPNTMKRITDSRTYGNSYSLAEMMGDLTSSLFDADARGNVNTFRQNLQVDYVNRLTSVLDSDAFDNISKSTALYNLQNIRSMMDNKGNVNEETRAHTAHLKTVIDKALES, encoded by the coding sequence ATGAGCCAATTGACACATTTAAAGTACTTATTAATAACGGGGTTGGTTTTTGTATTTCTGGGCTGCGCCACAACACAGCAAACAGCAGCACCGGAAGCCGCACCAACTGAACAGGATACCAAAGCGGATCTTGAAAAAGCAGTTGAAAAAAGTATCGCTTATGAAGGGTTGTTTACGATCTATCAGGATACCACAAACGGATCCATAAAAATGGCAATCCATAAAGATCAGCTCGATAAGGAGTATATCTATTTTGGACTTTCACAGGATGGAGTGTTGGAAGCCGGACATTTCCGGGGAAGTTTCCGCGATAACAAAATTGTGAAAGTGAGACGCTACTTCGATAAAGTTGAGTTTGTTCACGTGAATAACAATTACTACTTCGATGATGAGAGTCCGTTGAGCCGTGCATCCAGGGCTAATATTTCGGATGCTGTACTTTTTACCGGAAAAATTGAAGTTGAAGATGACTCGAGCGGATATCTTCTGATCGACGCTGACCCTCTATTCTTAACAGAGAGTCTGCACCAGATCAAACCTAGCCCAAACCCAATGAGCCGGCCGGGACAGTATTCAATTGGAAACCTGAACCGAGAAAAGAATAAGTATACGGCAATCAATAATTTTCCAAAGAATACAGATGTTATCGTTGAGTATGTGTATGAAAACCCATATCCAACCGGTTCAACAAGCGGAGCTGTAACAGATGGCAGATCGGTGAAAATTGCATACCAGCATACATTTATTGAGATGCCGGATAATGAATTTGAGCCCAGGTTTGCTGACCCACGTGTTGGCTTTTTTACCACTCAGATGGACGATCAAATCAGTACCAGCCCGACTCCTTATCGGGATTTGATACATCGGTGGAATCTTGAAAAACAAAATCCGAATGCAGAAATCTCTGAGCCGGTAGAACCAATTGTCTGGTGGATCGAAAATACAACACCGCATGAATTCAGAGAAACAATTAAAGAAGCTACTCTTGCGTGGAATGAAGCATTTGAAGCAGCAGGATTCAGAAATGCAATTGAGGTAAAAGTACAACCCGATGACGCTGACTGGGAAGCTGGGGACATTCGATATAATGTTTTGCGCTGGACATCATCACCGGTTTCACCGTTTGGCGGATATGGTCCAAGTTTTGTGAATCCCCGAACCGGACAAATTCTTGGCGCCGATATTATGCTTGAGTGGGGATTTTTTAGAAACCGATTCTTTGAGGAGGATGTTTTGGCAGTTGGAAGAACGGCCGAGGAGAATATTCAATTCGCGATGGACGAGCAGTTTTGTACTTTTGGTCGCCATTTCCAGGAAAACAACCAGTTTGGAATGAGCGCGTTGAGTTTACTCGATGCCCCGGATGAAGAACTTGAAGGTTTTCAAAAAGAGGCGATGACTATGCTGATTTTGCATGAACTGGGCCACACTTTCGGACTCAATCATAACATGCAGGCGAGTACATTACATTCTCCAGAAGATATCCACAGCGAAGATCTTGCTAATACGGTCGGGTTGACCGGTTCTGTGATGGACTACTCATCCGTAAACGTAAATAGTGATCGAGATAATCAGGGGCGATATTACGATATCAAACCGGGACCTTACGATGTTTGGGCTATAGAGTTTGGATACAAATCGGAATTGGATGATGAAAATCAGAGAAAAGCTCATCTCGAAAGATCCACTGAAGATGAGCTGGCTTTTGGGAATGATGCTGATGATATGCGTAGTCCGGGCAAAGCGATTGATCCACGAATTATGGTAGGTGATATGTCCGCTGATCCGGTTGCCTACGGTGTGGAGCGAATCGAAATGTCGCGTGAGTTGATGGACGGGCTGTTAGAGAAGTACGGTACCCGGGAAGGACAATCTTATCAGGAGCTCCGAAATGCTTATATGGCATTGATGAGTCAGCAGAGAACGCAAACCGGAGTCATTTCTCGTCAGATTGGTGGTGTTTACCGCGATCGTGCTTTTATCGGCCAGGAGGGAGGAGATATACCTTTCAGACCGGTTCCGGCAGAAGAGCAGAAAGAGGCGATGAGCTATTTAAATCAATATCTGTTTGCACCTGATGCTTTCAGCAGTTCACATGAAGTGTATAACTACCTTCAGATTCAGCGTCGGGGATTTAATTTCTTCAGTATGTCAGAGGATCCGAAAATTCATGATATGGTGCTCTCAATGCAGGCAAATGTTCTGAATCATTTGATGCATCCAAATACAATGAAGAGAATCACCGATTCCCGAACGTATGGAAACAGCTATTCACTTGCTGAGATGATGGGGGATCTGACTTCCTCTCTGTTTGATGCCGATGCACGCGGTAATGTCAATACATTCCGCCAAAATCTTCAGGTTGATTATGTGAATCGACTCACATCAGTATTGGACAGCGATGCGTTTGATAATATTTCAAAATCGACGGCGCTCTACAATTTACAGAACATCCGATCGATGATGGATAACAAAGGCAACGTGAATGAAGAGACCCGTGCTCATACAGCTCACCTTAAAACAGTGATTGATAAAGCGTTGGAAAGCTGA
- a CDS encoding class I SAM-dependent methyltransferase has protein sequence MNQCILCLSQKAEDLCTADGYDYLHCSVCDLIFVKPGQRLDPGEEKSRYDLHENNPEDERYREFLSQLYRPLSKKLKENSFGLDFGSGPGPTLSVMFEEDGHKVNIFDPFYAPDRSVFNHQYDFITTTETAEHLFNPREEFDLLWSCLKTGGYLGIMTKLVPSLEEFPDWHYRKDDTHVTFYSEKTFNWMANHYSAELEVIGERTAILKKL, from the coding sequence ATGAATCAATGTATTTTATGCCTTTCGCAAAAAGCAGAAGATCTTTGCACAGCCGATGGATACGACTATTTACACTGCAGTGTTTGTGATCTGATATTTGTGAAACCGGGTCAGCGACTTGATCCCGGCGAAGAGAAAAGCCGGTATGATCTGCACGAAAATAACCCTGAAGATGAAAGGTACCGGGAGTTTTTGAGTCAACTCTACAGGCCACTCAGTAAGAAATTGAAAGAGAACTCTTTCGGTCTTGATTTTGGATCGGGTCCCGGTCCTACACTAAGTGTGATGTTTGAAGAAGATGGACACAAGGTCAATATTTTTGATCCGTTCTATGCTCCGGACCGATCTGTTTTTAATCATCAGTACGATTTCATCACCACAACTGAAACTGCCGAACACCTTTTCAATCCAAGAGAAGAGTTTGATCTGCTTTGGTCGTGTCTGAAAACAGGCGGATACCTTGGAATTATGACTAAATTGGTACCATCTTTAGAAGAATTTCCCGATTGGCATTATCGTAAGGATGACACACATGTAACTTTCTATTCAGAAAAGACTTTTAACTGGATGGCTAATCACTACAGTGCTGAATTGGAAGTGATAGGTGAACGAACCGCCATTCTAAAAAAACTTTGA